aaatatcttcccttggcgggattcgaacccgcgacccccttgtgtagtgactatgtcacttaccactacaccagacgatcGTTTAAGTTGTTAATTGGAGTATTTTCACATGCCGCCACAAATGCCTTTAGTTCGTCAGCAACAGTTGATCGGGGAACGATTGGAAGAGTCTGACGAAAATCTCCTGACAACAGAATCATCAGCTCTTTAgccaaaaaaatatcttttactTTCTTTCCAGTGCCTCCAGTGACCTAGTCATCGTACATTTGTTTTGCCGATGTTGTAAACTGGTGCTTCGTTGATTTGCATGCTTAGTGGTAATTTCAAGGCAGAATGTGCAGTTCGTTTACCTTTTACCAATGTTGCAGCTATACCTGATGAAGCCAACGCTAGGGCTAATTCATTTTGCAATCTGATCATTGTCAACAGTAGTGAAATTAAGAACGTTTTTCCAAACCCCCCGGGAGCATCAAGGAAGTAAATTCCACCAGACGTTACGCTGGTCATCTACTCCTTGGCATtgtaaaacaatataacagtgaATAAAGTTTTCGCCTATTGACAAATTAATgagagattattattttttagatttacatttatttattttttctttttcttttttcggcAACCAATTGACACTTTTacacttttattatttctgaaacATGTTTTTAAAACTGGCCAAAGTTATCGGAACTCATACTGCAGCtataaaacaaagaaatttttgaacgaatatattatgaaaatatttgacAACCAAGTAACAAAATAAGTTAAATGAGTCACAGCTGGAAACGGTTTGTATTGGAAAATTAAATTGTCGTTTTTAGTATTTccctttaattattatttatgtttctcACCGCTTAAACCTTCCCTGAACATCTATAAATATTGCAAGATCAAAATCAGACAAATGGATTTCGCCATTCGTGAGTTATAAAGAGAAAAACGAATAGCTATTCAGTTGTATATATAGGTACTGAGTCTGACTGGAGTGACGGAATAATCTTTAATGATTGAGTGAGAGCAGTtgttttgacattttttttggttttttaataAACTCATCCAAGTAGATTGATATCTTTTCCTtagtttacataaaataaatttctgaACGAACGCattgtggcgtttaagaacgcatctttttatgatgcgtaagccggaacgcacgagaggtggaaaaaagaatatagtctgtgacaggGGACCcttttaccgccgaaaatttaaaacgtaaaattaatttataatgtatttaattactaatataataatttagaattgtttatgccgctacaacaataaaatttctattgtttcaactgtggtgttaattacatgaaacacgactttacggcgaaataaagaagggactctatatgaactCCCTCAGCATAAATGTTTGACGGCCAAAATACATGTATGTCAATCCTTTTTCATTACTGACATTattgtaaatgttttaaatgtaaaatacgCCAATAACCGAATATTGTAGATATCTTGTCGATTCGAAACCTTTATTTAAATACGTGCTGAGGGGAGAGTTACCGTATCAACGGGATAAACATTAAATGTTTGACAGCTACGATATCCTTGAACATTTTatatggaattttttttttctttaatttttttattcatttcctatatttttaatagttatcgTAGATTGGGGGAATCAGGACCCAttccaaatccaacacaaaattgttaatggtttttcttagggtaataccaataaaattcagattaaaatggttccaaagacttaattttttatatatgatgcgttattatacatagttcattacaaaatatacacaaaaactaaaaaaaactagcttaccccgattcaccttggctttggggtgaatcagattacgtatggggacaatagagtatttcgatagggctggcactatttagttgttagttaGGTActtaactttaggtaattaactttttaatatccaattagttacaaaactttgatgactaaattaaactatttagtATTCTTaagcactaaataaaagtcattttcagttcaacaaagtaaaatctaacaactcaacaaaactATTGTGACATTCCAggtttgtccctattctaactctagtctctattccccccaatctactgtactTTGCTATTcgacaaatacaaaaaattaaaaaccatgAAAATCactccagccgttctcgagttataTATGTGTTCGAAAAAAcccaactttattttatatatacgaTATATAcctgtaataatctaaatctgtATGAAAGGCAATCAAATTtgctaatttacaaaaacaatatatcttACTATAATCCCATTACCCGAAGGTGCCGTACCTATAACGAACTGGCAAGGTCGTCACctgagttagatatttttacttgtaggttagttacgtttagaaaaatgttcaagggcatcctccactttattaataggtaggttaatgtaattgtttattgtgaataaatttttttccttacattatacgttagattagttttcgttatcgtgttgttttgtcgtaattgtaaggaacgttgttgtacaaattcagcactgtcttgttttgtcgtgcgcccataacttatgttgcaagccagattttgtttctttttatttgtgttttttatgtacctTTAGCTTGTggtgtgtattgtgagcctaataaaataaataaataaataatttcattattattattatcctgtACGAAGTTTTTATTCTcgaatttttatgaatttcgGTAATTGCTGAAAAACCACGGGCCTACGCCAAGTGGAGTTCATTTTCAGTTCTAGTTTCGTCTGATGTTTCGTCCTACAAAAACTTCCGAACAATCCGGCACGTATTTAAAATTGAGGCTTTTTgcatgttaaaaaatatatttttgggtaAATATTGCTTTGGGTAAAGCTTGATGGAGTGGTGAAGGTACTTTGGTATGACTCCTGTGCTGGAAAGCACCAGTGGCACAATATACACTTTATTCATTTTGCaaatactatatactataattATATACTATTATTGAAAGAATCGATTCGAAAAtttatcatcgtcatcatccCTAATATGTTATTCAAACAAATTATTCCACAGTACATTTTACTTTCCGTGAGGTAATTACTAAAAAATCTAAAaccgtatgtttttttattatttttttattgctttgatggatggacgagctcacagcccacctggtgttaagtggctatggGTGGGTATGGGCtccagcccatagacatctacaacgtaaatgcgccacccacctcgagatataagttctaagatctcagtatagtcacaacggctaccccaaccttcgaaccgaaacgcattactgcttcacggcggaaataggcggggtggtggtacctacccgtgcggactcccaagaggtcctaccaccagtgaaaaatgtGGTTATAATAGGTAAAAATGCAAACGTATTATTCTCGATTGCTTGGATTCTGTCGACGTTCAACTCCTCAGCCTGGACTTGAACCCGAGAATAAAACGGCGGACTCGAGCTGTTCTTGTCAGTTAACAAATCGATACTTTCTTTGTAGGCTACACCAGACCATTCGTGAAATGCGGTAAGAAGGGCTACGTGATGCCGGGCGCGTTCAGGAAACACGCAGATGCCATCTACAACATGAAAGTTAGACCCGATGATATTTGGGTCATCACTTTCCCGAGATCAGGTACACGTttatcttatttaaataaatcatcgTCTATTTAAATGATAATCTTTTTAATAATCAGAAGATACGTACATACTATGTGGTCCCTAAACTTGAGCGACTGTTGCAACAATTACACTACAGTAGGTATGCCTTAACTCTTGTTTTAAGGGCTGGCAGGCTGTACAAGCTGTGGAAGGCGACTTCCCCCTTCTGATGAGGATGCACGGCGCGCTACCTGCACTCTATCGCGCTGAACATAGAAGCAGTTTTTCGGAACTGCTGTGTAAGATCAACCGGTTggtggtgtatcgcgttccgacctggcAGCCCGGTTCttgtccagcggggtattccgggatacCAGCGGAAAAGCCTGGGGTTGTTTGACGGGCTGCCacaccgagacggccgacgtagAGTCTTCGACTATCGCCTTAACGACCTAGGTCCTAGAGGTGGCACTGCGAGTCTTGTTGTAGTGTTTATTGGAACCCCTACTCTTTCTGGATTTTGACTGCGGCTGGAGATCGGACGTAGTGTCTTCAAAACCACTTTACGGTTTCTTCtctcgtttattattttctacgcttcgaatattttacagttcttGTGGTCACCTATGATTGAGGTGTTATTTGACGACAATTCTATCAGTTCTAATAAACTGTCACATCTAAAGCTGCTATTAGTTCTGTCTGCGTGAAGAAAAATGTCAAGGAAAGTGTTTCATAGAAAACTAGTTAAAACTGGCTCGCTTTATCGGCCGATATTTGATCCGAACGTTACTAAACTTACTATCACAGAATCATCCGCTAGGCCAATTTAAAGATAATTATTcctaaaatttcataaatttcattttactggtggtaggacgtcttgacgtaccactaccctgcttatttctgccgtgaagcaataatgcgtttcggtttgaagggcggggcagccgttgcactgtaCTGAGGAGCTCacgcctcaaggtgggtggcggaatttacgttgtagatgtctatgggctccggtaaccacttcacaccttgtgggccgtgagctcatccactcgtttaagcaataaaaaaaccattgaaaTCAGTCGAGCTGTTTCGGAGTCTTTAAGAAGCGTACACACGTCGACTTACGTTTAGATTAGATAGTAGTCAGCACAATATTCAGATTGCAGCGAATAACAATAGTTCAGTGGtatgtgaccacgaaaactggtATTCTAGAAGTcggaataattaattgaattaaattaaaacctttTATTTCAGAAATCAGTCCGTATGCATACGTGAAatcattgaaatattatttacattaccattgaataataatcgctagattaaaccgtaaaagtgcgtggttgtaattaattgtaattattgagAAATGAAGCTTTGTAAATAATGCTACGAGTAAATACGACGCTAAAATACGAGTGCCAAAATAATAAGTAGGTAAAAtggatataatttatatatacacGTGTTTTATCAAAAACAGTGGATGTAACAGATAAGCCGGCTGATTACGGTGAGAGGAAAATGAGATAAAATGTTTTGTGTCATCGGTATAATGTAGAGTGCTTGACTGATGGTTTTTATATAAGAATTCGCGATGCGTTCGTCACGATATGATGGGTGCCCTACATCCCCAAAGATACTAACTTATGATAAATGaagataaatacttttttttgagCGTATAAATTATAGCGATTTTCCTCTGACATAAAGCATGTTTTGaatatttgttttactttttattagttaaatatttgcgggtttgtttttattacatgatcgtataactttatttacgtatttattaacgtattttatttgaataactgGTGTCTGCCGCGGCATTTGAACATGGTTATCTTCAACGCTTCCAGCGTATTCTCGAGTAGATATTCATCTCTTCACTCATCTTAACATACTCTGATAACCTAGAGAAACTGACGGTATTttttgacgggagaagatcacacGGACGTACCGCTGGTCAGATCTGGTAAAGACACTCACCGGCCGAGGCTATAAAAACCACCGTGGACAGGAAGACATGGAGAGGCATGGTGCATTAGGCGATCGGTACTTCAAGCTAGACAGGATCAGACAGGACAGTATcatcagcaatgaagagaccaaCTAAGGAGAGAGAGAAAATTGCATCGCTCAAGACAAGTACATCAGGCTTGTTATCcattaggccgcgacgacttgtGACCTATCTTGTTAGTTTGGTTTAGTATATCTTGGTTAGGCTAGGTGCTGACTTTATGGCATTGTACGGGGTCCCGTGTGGTGCACGctctgacccgcgacaacgtctcggcgttgcgacgtccgcagcgcgcgattgcggtcagggcgtgcgtgctcgccgggtgcctccctgggacctgaaAGCGGTAGCGATTttgcgtggcgatgcgatctccgctccaggggggagccgcgtcctagcgcggcggaagttcgcgCGGAAGCTTCAGTCCCAGCGTGCCGTGGTCGAAGAGTGGTCTCGCCGACTGGCAAGGACCAACAGACCGTCGAGGACGACTCACCTTCCGGgccacgcaggtgctcacgggacacggctatTTCGGCCGctacgccgaagtgccaccactgcagtgaaTGTAAGGAGGACACAACGGAGTCCTCGTTGTAAAAATATAACCGGACCTGTCGCTTCCGACCATCGTGTTCGGCAGCGAGTCCTGGCAACGACGTCCGAATTCTGTTAGTCCACCATCTTACAAAGGAAAAGCAagccggtcggcggtgtatcgcgttccgaactggtaggctggttctgacccagcggtgTATCCCGAAaaaccagcggcatcgcccgggagGCCTGGTAGGGCCACCTTATCGCCTAGACTGGTGTTGTTAGTCGTCGACTATCGTCTAGATgatccgtcggtcgggcgtcttCGGGGTGGTGCCACCGAAACATCCTTACAATGACTGGGTTGTGACCCTgagcggagatcggacgtcgggtgtaagagtgcaggggagtcattTAGTGCAGTAAGGCCCTAAAATATTCTTGGGCCCGCGACTAGCTCcaaacatctgcagatcgtcaagttccACATACCCCGCTCGCCCCTTAGGCTCCTTAGGCTTaagacctcgtaggaggttcggcacccggcccgaaaaaaaaaagatgctgaCTTTAGCTTATTGGCCACTATTTCAATTATAGTATTTCGAGCAGtaccaaatttaaaataatgtagtcGAAGTCTTAATATTAATGAGATCGTTGAGAAATAACTAAATGAAGATCTTTTTCAGGTACAACGTGGACGCAAGAATTAATTTGGCTGGtggaaaataatttgaattataacGCTGCAAGAGAACGACCCCTTTACGAAAGATTTCCAATGCTAGAGTCAGTATtaccccttttttatttttaaaggtcAGTCGATGTTTCTTATCAGAATTACccgaatatatatattttttagaacaACCAGCCAGATACCGGAAATAGCGTACGAGTTCATAAAAGCGAATTTCATGAATTTGGGCAGCTTCCAAGGGCTTACGGAAGCGGCCCGGTACCCTAGCTGGAAGATGATAGAGGAGATGCCTTCCCCGAGATTCATAAAGACACACCTGCCACTATCCCTTCTGCCGCCGACCCTGCTGGAGACGGCAAAGGTCGTGTACGTGGCCAGGGATCCAAGGGATGTTGTggtttcatattattatctacaCAAAATGGTCAGCAAGCATTTGATGAGGGCTACGTTTCACGACTTCTGGGAGGCCTTCAGACGAGATCTGTGTAAGTGATCTTCCAGTACGTCAGAGCGTTAAGTGTGTCCTTAAGTATGAGAAAGAAAGAGAAACAGTGCTCATTTCCACTGGCGGCTGCTTGTCTAAATTAACTTTTGTTAGTTAGGAAAATTAGGCCCAAAGTTCAACGTTGTTAGCTTAAGAAGTCTCCTCACTCGTAAAACGGTACTTTATTTGGCTTAGATCCCGACGTGACGTTACTACGATTTATGATTAGGAATTAACTCCGTAGACTATTTCGATTgaaaatttaactttaatttatttcagtaccTTGGACCCCAATAGTAGCACACACAAACGAGGCCTGGGTCCATCGATACCATCCGAACATGCACTTTGTGTTTTATGAAGATATGATTAAGGTAAGTCTTGGGTCTCATTATTCtcctcctgcccttctcccagtcacctggggtcggcgcaacgtgttttctccttccatactcctttatcatataccatttcttcgctcactcccctcttacacataggTCTTTAAGGTCTAGTCTTTAAGGTAAGTAATGGACCTGAGAAACTTTACTAGCcgctaatattatttatatcctAAACGTGTGCTTATTCTTAAAATTTCTTGGAATTATTGCTCTTGCAACCTCAACAGCCGAATCAAGCTGACTGAACGAAGTAAGATTTTCTATACATAATTGCCTTACAATGCAAATCGTTGCTGCTTTTGCTCAAGAGTGTGGACATATTTCAAAATGTCTACTAAATAAATACTTGGCGCTTAATGAACTTGGATTCTGTGATTTGTCATGGCGCTCCGGAAGCTCGAAGCTCGGGGTTGGGGTAGTACCAGACTCGGGTGGTACGTGACAGAAATGTTTTCTCTACATTTCATTACAGGTTTCCTACCTTGATCTACCAATGCTGAAGCCACAACCAATGTAATGTAAACAGACTCTATTTGTTCCGACTGCCTTACGAAATTGAAATTCAGTTGTGTAACCTCATTTTCAGGATCTGCCCAAGGAAATCCGTCGAGTCTGTAAGTTCTTGCAGAGGTACTACACGGACGACCAAGTGAAGGCGCTCTCAGAGCATCTCAGTTTTGAGAGCTTAAGAAAAAACAAGAATGTTAACAATACTACCGGCGAAGAGAATAATGGAGTGCAGTTTGTAAGGAAAGGTGTGTTTCGAGTTTATACTACCCTACTACCTACTACCGCACTACTGTACTACTCGACAGCCCTATTAACTCTACAACTCTACTATCCTGTTACCCCTATGACCCTGCTAActtacatactttttttattgtttagatgggtggacgagctcacagcccatctggggtcaagtggttactggggcccatagacatctacaacgtaaatgcgccacccaccttgagatatgagttctaaggtctcatttcattcaggtatttcattagaaaaattggcaaccgcctgcgggattcgaacaccggtacatcactcgatacgaatgcaccggacgtcttatcctttaggccacgacgacttcagtctATTACCTAccatattaatgtttaattacaCAGTAAATGTagctttttttagtttaaatttttaacgCAAAGTTCAGCTATTGCTGAACCAAGTTGGTTTCTGATCGAATAAGGGCTTGGACGACGTAGTTCTGAAAGATGACAAGAACAGAATAAGCTTTGAGCAGAGCTTACACGTAACTTGAACTTTATAGGATAATCCAGTTGAATCATAATTCAAAGCATTGTTGCAGGTGAAGCCGGTGGTTGGAAGTCGCATTTTGACGAAGTGATGACGTCACAAGCCGAAGACTTCCTCATATCGCGACTGAAAGGTCTAGATCTCGTGTACCCGTCGTTGGAAAACGGGGAGACCACACATCTATAGTGTGTTGGTTTTCGTTACAAGATACTTAAAGAGGCCTCTGAATAAACCGAAGGTGGTTGAAGACATTTATTTTCTGCATAGAACTAATGCTAGGTTTTCGGTATGTAAATGTCATCTAATCTGTTAGATTCATTGAGGATCACCAGCTTACCCTGATAGACCATTGACCAGACGCAATCAGGTACCCAAATATGTATGTAGATTTAAGATGATAATTTTGTtgtattggttttttttcttatttatctgaCATTCAAAATGGTAAATATTTTAACCAAAAtaaaggagaaaccccattttgggcctaagcgttacacgaatgggatatgtaccaaaaaattcgtctattttgcttgattaacctattgaaatcttagcttcattgacaatggccaagtgtagaaaataagttgaattaaattttttgttttaaacaatctttgtaaacatctgcaacacttatttcaatatacgtaactagctccacaaacgtgcggattagaattagaacatccataaaataggatcgatttagtggaaatcaagtgtaaaaaataattaatactcttttgctttaggataaatgactgttt
The Bombyx mori chromosome 17, ASM3026992v2 DNA segment above includes these coding regions:
- the Sult gene encoding sulfotransferase isoform X3, producing the protein MPGAFRKHADAIYNMKVRPDDIWVITFPRSGTTWTQELIWLVENNLNYNAARERPLYERFPMLETTSQIPEIAYEFIKANFMNLGSFQGLTEAARYPSWKMIEEMPSPRFIKTHLPLSLLPPTLLETAKVVYVARDPRDVVVSYYYLHKMVSKHLMRATFHDFWEAFRRDLLPWTPIVAHTNEAWVHRYHPNMHFVFYEDMIKDLPKEIRRVCKFLQRYYTDDQVKALSEHLSFESLRKNKNVNNTTGEENNGVQFVRKGEAGGWKSHFDEVMTSQAEDFLISRLKGLDLVYPSLENGETTHL
- the Sult gene encoding sulfotransferase isoform X2 gives rise to the protein MYGYTRPFVKCGKKGYVMPGAFRKHADAIYNMKVRPDDIWVITFPRSGTTWTQELIWLVENNLNYNAARERPLYERFPMLETTSQIPEIAYEFIKANFMNLGSFQGLTEAARYPSWKMIEEMPSPRFIKTHLPLSLLPPTLLETAKVVYVARDPRDVVVSYYYLHKMVSKHLMRATFHDFWEAFRRDLLPWTPIVAHTNEAWVHRYHPNMHFVFYEDMIKDLPKEIRRVCKFLQRYYTDDQVKALSEHLSFESLRKNKNVNNTTGEENNGVQFVRKGEAGGWKSHFDEVMTSQAEDFLISRLKGLDLVYPSLENGETTHL
- the Sult gene encoding sulfotransferase isoform X1; this translates as MPAKMGPQIVLPYDIEDVTADEDKIIKRCLLGYTRPFVKCGKKGYVMPGAFRKHADAIYNMKVRPDDIWVITFPRSGTTWTQELIWLVENNLNYNAARERPLYERFPMLETTSQIPEIAYEFIKANFMNLGSFQGLTEAARYPSWKMIEEMPSPRFIKTHLPLSLLPPTLLETAKVVYVARDPRDVVVSYYYLHKMVSKHLMRATFHDFWEAFRRDLLPWTPIVAHTNEAWVHRYHPNMHFVFYEDMIKDLPKEIRRVCKFLQRYYTDDQVKALSEHLSFESLRKNKNVNNTTGEENNGVQFVRKGEAGGWKSHFDEVMTSQAEDFLISRLKGLDLVYPSLENGETTHL
- the Sult gene encoding sulfotransferase (The RefSeq protein has 2 frameshifts compared to this genomic sequence) — its product is MKVRPDDIWVITFPRSGTTWTQELIWLVENNLNYNAARERPLYERFPMLETTSQIPEIAYEFIKANFMNLGSFQGLTEAARYPSWKMIEEMPSPRFIKTHLPLSLLPPTLLETAKVVYVARDPRDVVVSYYYLHKMVSKHLMRATFHDFWEAFRRDLLPWTPIVAHTNEAWVHRYHPNMHFVFYEDMIKDLPKEIRRVCKFLQRYYTDDQVKALSEHLSFESLRKNKNVNNTTGEENNGVQFVRKGEAGGWKSHFDEVMTSQAEDFLISRLKGLDLVYPSLENGETHIYSVLVFVTRYLKRL